A section of the Plutella xylostella chromosome 18, ilPluXylo3.1, whole genome shotgun sequence genome encodes:
- the LOC105392250 gene encoding uncharacterized protein LOC105392250 isoform X2: MGGEINLLIGNDYYFTFIKNGKLSIEENLYLIETDFGWVFSGRSPFHQEHVLSVATYMQTNLPDNLGFVQPDLPIKEGEIKQLWELESIGIRDSPKTTNEEEALRNFNSTVTFEENRYHVKWPWVQYPPNLPSNYGLAVGRLTSLLRRLDKNTLAIYDDTIQEQESSGVIEKVKNAFENVQHPIHYLSHHCVVKKDSSTQLRIVYDASAKSKSTQSSLNECMYKGPLMLEDLTGLILRFRQHEIGILADIEKAFLQLGLQNEDRDVTRFLWVKDTTKEVTEDNLQCYRFCRVPFGIVSSPFLLNATIKSHFLKCGDETLKNVAEKIYVDNLVLGAKQQDEATGLYQKIHASLQTISMNVRQWNSNNKEFLKEIPEHLLEGKEVTKVLGLVWDTLEDTLKLKTQISNCDRDMTKRYVLQEIASIYDPCGFSSPLLLPAKEYLQRLWKLKLKWDTKLPEDLRDEWNRIASSLHQTQDIEIPRYIGATQDNAVHELHCFTDASKDAYAAAVYIKTESQDKVIVRLLMSKSKLTPLKDQDNLQIPRLELLGTLIGSRLLRYVRQHSEIPISKQYLWTDSQVVISWLRSEKLLPPFISRRVTEINKQDTQVLYVKSADNPADIATRVADFTPAKRELWFEGPQFLKNEREYKNNWAITQNLCALEGLTQSEGYPENESTENEDGPTLNEANVNPESLQLQQSEETITNITAKIKREQKLHYPQECAGKSTDLSRSLGVFKDENGLLRCRGRIVLTDLPYDRKYPILLPKDSSLTEEIISNIHKDNYHVGVTHTLSLIREKYWIPQGRCKVQKALKRCLQCRKYGGGPYRLPQMPDLPEERVNFTSAFSFIGLDYLGPLLVTTDKGQTEKRWICLYTCLAVRAIHLEIVKDLTAEQCTLALRRFIAERGLPRLIISDNAAQFKLTAEVMTGPYCIDNNLQWKFIPELAPWHGGFYERLVGLVKHCMKRSLDTRLLGDNELSTIVKEIELVLNTRPLTYVGAEHEHILKPLDFLRMNDCLMQTSEVPYESREDTITKELLIKGWKRSHKLVDEFRKMFINQYLNALKERTQIRHKQPRVVSQSKPKVGDVVQIKGDNNNRSTWKIGKIILLHRGRDNEVRVATVKVGDKEYIRSIAHLFPLEIEEHEHIEKEHASTRTESDCREETETLKTTQETEMEGRSVDMPTEIETVEPTTDQRSNSRAAARRAKEKIAQWTKELVNLICVNCIQL, from the coding sequence ATGGGCGGTGAGATAAATCTTCTCATTGGCAACGACTATTACTTCACATTCATcaaaaatggaaaacttaGCATTGAAGAAAACCTTTATTTAATTGAAACAGATTTCGGTTGGGTCTTCAGTGGCAGATCTCCCTTTCATCAAGAACATGTTCTTAGTGTAGCAACTTACATGCAAACTAACCTGCCAGATAACTTAGGTTTTGTTCAGCCGGACTTACCTATCAAGGAAGGAGAGATTAAACAACTTTGGGAGTTGGAATCCATCGGTATTAGAGATTCTCCAAAGACTACAAATGAAGAAGAAGCTTTAAGAAATTTCAACAGTACAGTTACGTTTGAAGAGAACAGATATCATGTCAAATGGCCGTGGGTCCAGTATCCACCAAACCTACCATCAAACTATGGTCTAGCTGTAGGAAGACTGACCAGCCTATTAAGAAGATTGGATAAGAATACTTTAGCCATTTATGATGACACCATTCAAGAACAGGAGTCATCTGGAGTGATAGAAAAAGTGAAGAATGCTTTTGAAAATGTGCAACATCCAATACATTACTTATCACATCACTGCGTGGTCAAGAAAGATAGCTCTACTCAACTGAGAATTGTCTATGATGCATCAGCTAAGTCTAAAAGTACACAATCTAGCCTGAATGAATGTATGTACAAAGGACCATTGATGCTTGAAGACTTAACTGGACTTATCTTGAGGTTTCGTCAACATGAAATAGGAATCCTAGCAGACATTGAGAAGGCCTTCCTACAACTAGGACTTCAGAACGAAGATCGTGACGTCACTAGATTCCTGTGGGTAAAAGATACTACAAAAGAAGTAACAGAAGACAACTTACAATGCTACCGATTTTGTCGAGTTCCCTTTGGAATAGTATCCAGTCCATTCCTACTAAATGCAACAATAAAGAGTCATTTTCTGAAATGTGGAGATGAAACACTTAAGAACGTAGCAGAAAAGATATATGTTGATAATCTTGTACTAGGAGCGAAACAACAAGATGAAGCTACAGGATTGTATCAAAAAATACATGCTTCCCTTCAAACAATCTCGATGAACGTGAGACAATGGAACTCAAATAACAAAGAATTTCTAAAAGAAATACCTGAACATCTACTTGAAGGCAAAGAAGTCACAAAGGTGTTAGGACTTGTGTGGGACACACTAGAAGATACATTAAAGCTTAAAACACAGATAAGTAACTGTGATAGAGATATGACTAAAAGGTatgttcttcaagaaataGCCTCAATCTACGATCCTTGTGGATTTAGCAGTCCTCTTCTTTTACCAGCTAAGGAATATCTACAGAGACTTTggaaattaaaacttaaatggGACACCAAACTGCCAGAAGACTTAAGAGACGAGTGGAATAGGATTGCAAGCAGTCTACACCAAACTCAAGATATTGAGATTCCAAGATACATAGGCGCTACGCAAGATAACGCAGTACATGAGTTACACTGTTTTACGGATGCATCCAAGGATGCCTACGCGGCAGCTGTCTACATCAAAACAGAATCACAGGATAAAGTGATAGTAAGACTGCTTATGTCCAAGTCAAAACTGACTCCACTCAAAGACCAAGATAATCTACAAATTCCGAGGTTGGAACTATTGGGTACTCTTATTGGCAGCAGACTTTTAAGATATGTGAGACAACACTCTGAAATACCGATATCTAAACAATACCTTTGGACTGATAGTCAAGTTGTTATAAGCTGGTTACGCTCAGAAAAGCTATTGCCTCCTTTTATCTCAAGAAGagttactgaaataaataaacaagacACGCAAGTTTTGTATGTGAAATCAGCGGATAATCCAGCAGATATTGCAACCAGAGTTGCAGACTTTACACCTGCAAAAAGAGAACTATGGTTTGAAGGACCCCAATTTTTGAAGAATGAAAGAGAATACAAGAATAACTGGGCAATCACACAAAACCTGTGTGCTTTGGAGGGTCTGACCCAGTCAGAAGGATATCCTGAAAATGAGTCCACTGAAAATGAAGATGGACCTACGTTAAATGAAGCAAATGTAAACCCAGAATCATTGCAATTGCAACAAAGTGAAGAAACGATTACCAATATTACTGCTAAAATCAAGAGAGAACAGAAATTACACTACCCACAGGAATGTGCAGGAAAAAGTACTGATTTGAGTCGTAGCCTTGGTGTATTCAAAGATGAAAATGGCTTACTCCGATGCAGAGGAAGGATAGTCTTAACTGACCTGCCTTATGACCGCAAATATCCCATCCTCCTACCGAAAGATTCCAGTCTGACAGAAGAAATCATATCCAATATTCATAAGGACAACTATCACGTTGGAGTAACACATACTCTTTCTTTAATTCGTGAAAAGTATTGGATCCCACAAGGGAGATGTAAAGTGCAAAAAGCACTGAAGAGATGTTTACAGTGCAGGAAATATGGTGGAGGTCCTTACAGACTACCTCAGATGCCTGACTTACCAGAAGAAAGAGTAAACTTCACTTCAGCGTTTTCATTCATCGGCCTGGACTATCTTGGACCTCTTCTAGTTACCACGGATAAAGGACAAACAGAAAAGAGATGGATATGCCTATACACCTGTTTAGCTGTGAGAGCAATTCATCTTGAAATAGTGAAGGATCTTACGGCGGAACAGTGTACCTTGGCACTCAGAAGGTTCATAGCAGAACGAGGATTGCCACGTCTCATAATATCTGACAATGCAGCTCAGTTCAAGCTTACAGCAGAAGTCATGACCGGACCATACTGTATTGACAACAACTTACAGTGGAAGTTCATCCCAGAGTTAGCACCTTGGCATGGTGGCTTCTATGAACGCTTAGTTGGCTTGGTTAAACATTGTATGAAGAGATCGTTAGATACCCGTTTGCTGGGAGACAACGAACTGTCAACTATTGTGAAAGAAATTGAGTTGGTACTTAACACAAGACCGTTGACCTATGTTGGGGCTGAACATGAACATATATTGAAACCCCTGGACTTCCTTCGAATGAATGACTGTTTGATGCAAACTTCTGAAGTACCATATGAATCCAGAGAAGATACTATTACAAAGGAACTACTAATAAAGGGATGGAAGAGAAGCCACAAACTTGTAGATGAATTCAGAAAAATGTTCATCAACCAATATCTTAATGCTTTGAAGGAAAGAACACAAATACGACATAAACAGCCCAGAGTGGTCAGCCAGTCCAAACCTAAGGTTGGGGATGTCGTACAGATCAAAGGTGATAACAATAACCGTTCTACTTGGAAGataggtaaaataatattgcTTCATAGAGGAAGAGACAATGAAGTGAGAGTAGCAACAGTTAAGGTTGGTGACAAGGAATATATAAGATCCATTGCCCATCTTTTCCCATTGGAGATAGAAGAACATGAACACATAGAAAAGGAACATGCATCTACTAGGACAGAATCAGACTGTAGGGAAGAAACAGAAACATTGAAAACTACTCAAGAAACAGAGATGGAAGGGAGAAGCGTTGACATGCCCACCGAAATAGAAACAGTAGAACCTACTACTGATCAGAGAAGTAATAGTCGTGCCGCCGCAAGACGAGCTAAAGAAAAGATTGCTCAATGGACCAAGGAattagtaaatttaatatgtgtGAATTGTATTCAACTATAG
- the LOC105392250 gene encoding uncharacterized protein LOC105392250 isoform X1, protein MVKIGSKMTEAWKTRIEIVKGKVETILTKIKKGETEPVDYYNLKLLNELFMKETHIYMDKLTVEESRTYTEIQIEAKLLDKKSNGDPPVQHVDQLTSKLPKLELPRFNGDTLKWNEFWDRFKSSVDTQKLTKADKFSYLMASLDQEALAAIEGLDITHENYEIAVDILKDRFGKPGMVIDAHYEALLNLKSAHSPNECMNVFNEIEKHLRILKALGEDTNHNNLRRIILNKYPEDIIYELKMKVKVEEQSVDTIRKLLEQQITARVTTTKPLLSTLSFTNTTEKRQYPVKRKFPTPKVTPAKRKKRSLPCIFCDGEHFNDNCKQVMSVEDRKKKIIGRCFVCFKKDHTARDCKEKRRCFYCGEIGKHNRALCNMAQKSTTLQTRSEKNKGTVLQTAIAQVRSKDGTLHKCRILLDSGSQRSYITKNLTKIIMPEIIETDHLMIYTFGLEQPKKLESPRVKIELVCDSGHSRYVIVNVVSFITQQVSCFDFRQYQFGQEIIPSDDGSMGGEINLLIGNDYYFTFIKNGKLSIEENLYLIETDFGWVFSGRSPFHQEHVLSVATYMQTNLPDNLGFVQPDLPIKEGEIKQLWELESIGIRDSPKTTNEEEALRNFNSTVTFEENRYHVKWPWVQYPPNLPSNYGLAVGRLTSLLRRLDKNTLAIYDDTIQEQESSGVIEKVKNAFENVQHPIHYLSHHCVVKKDSSTQLRIVYDASAKSKSTQSSLNECMYKGPLMLEDLTGLILRFRQHEIGILADIEKAFLQLGLQNEDRDVTRFLWVKDTTKEVTEDNLQCYRFCRVPFGIVSSPFLLNATIKSHFLKCGDETLKNVAEKIYVDNLVLGAKQQDEATGLYQKIHASLQTISMNVRQWNSNNKEFLKEIPEHLLEGKEVTKVLGLVWDTLEDTLKLKTQISNCDRDMTKRYVLQEIASIYDPCGFSSPLLLPAKEYLQRLWKLKLKWDTKLPEDLRDEWNRIASSLHQTQDIEIPRYIGATQDNAVHELHCFTDASKDAYAAAVYIKTESQDKVIVRLLMSKSKLTPLKDQDNLQIPRLELLGTLIGSRLLRYVRQHSEIPISKQYLWTDSQVVISWLRSEKLLPPFISRRVTEINKQDTQVLYVKSADNPADIATRVADFTPAKRELWFEGPQFLKNEREYKNNWAITQNLCALEGLTQSEGYPENESTENEDGPTLNEANVNPESLQLQQSEETITNITAKIKREQKLHYPQECAGKSTDLSRSLGVFKDENGLLRCRGRIVLTDLPYDRKYPILLPKDSSLTEEIISNIHKDNYHVGVTHTLSLIREKYWIPQGRCKVQKALKRCLQCRKYGGGPYRLPQMPDLPEERVNFTSAFSFIGLDYLGPLLVTTDKGQTEKRWICLYTCLAVRAIHLEIVKDLTAEQCTLALRRFIAERGLPRLIISDNAAQFKLTAEVMTGPYCIDNNLQWKFIPELAPWHGGFYERLVGLVKHCMKRSLDTRLLGDNELSTIVKEIELVLNTRPLTYVGAEHEHILKPLDFLRMNDCLMQTSEVPYESREDTITKELLIKGWKRSHKLVDEFRKMFINQYLNALKERTQIRHKQPRVVSQSKPKVGDVVQIKGDNNNRSTWKIGKIILLHRGRDNEVRVATVKVGDKEYIRSIAHLFPLEIEEHEHIEKEHASTRTESDCREETETLKTTQETEMEGRSVDMPTEIETVEPTTDQRSNSRAAARRAKEKIAQWTKELVNLICVNCIQL, encoded by the coding sequence ATGGTAAAAATTGGCTCAAAGATGACGGAAGCATGGAAAACTCGAATAGAGATAGTCAAAGGTAAGGTAGAGACTattcttacaaaaataaaaaaaggagAGACTGAACCAGTGGATTATTACAACCTCAAGTTGCTCAATGAACTTTTTATGAAGGAGACCCATATTTATATGGATAAGTTGACAGTAGAAGAATCCAGAACTTACACAGAAATACAAATAGAAGCAAAGCTCCTCGATAAGAAAAGCAATGGTGACCCACCAGTACAACATGTTGATCAATTGACATCCAAACTACCAAAATTAGAGTTACCACGTTTCAATGGAGACACTCTGAAGTGGAATGAATTCTGGGACCGTTTTAAATCCAGCGTAGATACCCAAAAACTTACCAAAGCTGACAAGTTCAGTTATTTGATGGCATCCCTGGACCAAGAGGCATTAGCGGCCATTGAAGGCTTAGACATAACTCATGAAAACTATGAGATTGCAGTCGATATATTAAAAGATCGTTTTGGTAAGCCTGGGATGGTCATTGATGCTCATTATGAAGCGCTTCTTAACCTCAAAAGTGCTCATTCACCAAATGAATGCATGAatgtatttaatgaaataGAGAAACACCTCAGGATTTTAAAAGCTTTGGGAGAAGATACTAACCACAATAATTTAAGAAGAATTATATTAAACAAGTACCCTGAAGATATTATCTATGAATTGAAAATGAAAGTAAAAGTAGAAGAACAAAGTGTTGATACTATAAGAAAATTACTGGAACAACAGATTACTGCTCGTGTCACTACAACGAAACCTTTGCTGAGTACACTATCGTTTACAAACACTACTGAGAAGAGACAATATCCAGTGAAGAGGAAATTCCCTACACCCAAAGTCACACCTGCAAAGAGAAAGAAGAGAAGCCTACCTTGTATCTTCTGTGATGGAGAACATTTTAATGACAACTGTAAGCAAGTGATGTCAGTAGAAGACAGGAAAAAGAAGATAATTGGACGTTGTTTTGTTTGCTTTAAAAAGGATCACACAGCAAGAGATTGCAAAGAAAAAAGAAGATGCTTCTACTGTGGTGAAATCGGAAAACATAATAGAGCACTGTGCAATATGGCCCAGAAAAGTACAACACTGCAGACTCGCAGCGAGAAGAATAAAGGTACTGTACTACAGACTGCTATAGCTCAAGTAAGAAGTAAAGATGGTACTTTACATAAATGTAGAATTTTACTAGATTCTGGTAGCCAAAGGTCGTACATCACTAAAAACCTAACTAAGATTATAATGCCagaaatcattgaaacagaTCACTTAATGATTTACACCTTTGGTCTGGAGCAACCTAAGAAGCTAGAGAGTCCTAGAGTTAAGATAGAATTAGTTTGTGACTCCGGCCACTCAAGATATGTAATAGTTAATGTTGTAAGCTTTATAACTCAACAGGTATCATGTTTTGATTTCAGACAGTACCAATTTGGTCAAGAAATAATTCCTTCAGATGATGGATCCATGGGCGGTGAGATAAATCTTCTCATTGGCAACGACTATTACTTCACATTCATcaaaaatggaaaacttaGCATTGAAGAAAACCTTTATTTAATTGAAACAGATTTCGGTTGGGTCTTCAGTGGCAGATCTCCCTTTCATCAAGAACATGTTCTTAGTGTAGCAACTTACATGCAAACTAACCTGCCAGATAACTTAGGTTTTGTTCAGCCGGACTTACCTATCAAGGAAGGAGAGATTAAACAACTTTGGGAGTTGGAATCCATCGGTATTAGAGATTCTCCAAAGACTACAAATGAAGAAGAAGCTTTAAGAAATTTCAACAGTACAGTTACGTTTGAAGAGAACAGATATCATGTCAAATGGCCGTGGGTCCAGTATCCACCAAACCTACCATCAAACTATGGTCTAGCTGTAGGAAGACTGACCAGCCTATTAAGAAGATTGGATAAGAATACTTTAGCCATTTATGATGACACCATTCAAGAACAGGAGTCATCTGGAGTGATAGAAAAAGTGAAGAATGCTTTTGAAAATGTGCAACATCCAATACATTACTTATCACATCACTGCGTGGTCAAGAAAGATAGCTCTACTCAACTGAGAATTGTCTATGATGCATCAGCTAAGTCTAAAAGTACACAATCTAGCCTGAATGAATGTATGTACAAAGGACCATTGATGCTTGAAGACTTAACTGGACTTATCTTGAGGTTTCGTCAACATGAAATAGGAATCCTAGCAGACATTGAGAAGGCCTTCCTACAACTAGGACTTCAGAACGAAGATCGTGACGTCACTAGATTCCTGTGGGTAAAAGATACTACAAAAGAAGTAACAGAAGACAACTTACAATGCTACCGATTTTGTCGAGTTCCCTTTGGAATAGTATCCAGTCCATTCCTACTAAATGCAACAATAAAGAGTCATTTTCTGAAATGTGGAGATGAAACACTTAAGAACGTAGCAGAAAAGATATATGTTGATAATCTTGTACTAGGAGCGAAACAACAAGATGAAGCTACAGGATTGTATCAAAAAATACATGCTTCCCTTCAAACAATCTCGATGAACGTGAGACAATGGAACTCAAATAACAAAGAATTTCTAAAAGAAATACCTGAACATCTACTTGAAGGCAAAGAAGTCACAAAGGTGTTAGGACTTGTGTGGGACACACTAGAAGATACATTAAAGCTTAAAACACAGATAAGTAACTGTGATAGAGATATGACTAAAAGGTatgttcttcaagaaataGCCTCAATCTACGATCCTTGTGGATTTAGCAGTCCTCTTCTTTTACCAGCTAAGGAATATCTACAGAGACTTTggaaattaaaacttaaatggGACACCAAACTGCCAGAAGACTTAAGAGACGAGTGGAATAGGATTGCAAGCAGTCTACACCAAACTCAAGATATTGAGATTCCAAGATACATAGGCGCTACGCAAGATAACGCAGTACATGAGTTACACTGTTTTACGGATGCATCCAAGGATGCCTACGCGGCAGCTGTCTACATCAAAACAGAATCACAGGATAAAGTGATAGTAAGACTGCTTATGTCCAAGTCAAAACTGACTCCACTCAAAGACCAAGATAATCTACAAATTCCGAGGTTGGAACTATTGGGTACTCTTATTGGCAGCAGACTTTTAAGATATGTGAGACAACACTCTGAAATACCGATATCTAAACAATACCTTTGGACTGATAGTCAAGTTGTTATAAGCTGGTTACGCTCAGAAAAGCTATTGCCTCCTTTTATCTCAAGAAGagttactgaaataaataaacaagacACGCAAGTTTTGTATGTGAAATCAGCGGATAATCCAGCAGATATTGCAACCAGAGTTGCAGACTTTACACCTGCAAAAAGAGAACTATGGTTTGAAGGACCCCAATTTTTGAAGAATGAAAGAGAATACAAGAATAACTGGGCAATCACACAAAACCTGTGTGCTTTGGAGGGTCTGACCCAGTCAGAAGGATATCCTGAAAATGAGTCCACTGAAAATGAAGATGGACCTACGTTAAATGAAGCAAATGTAAACCCAGAATCATTGCAATTGCAACAAAGTGAAGAAACGATTACCAATATTACTGCTAAAATCAAGAGAGAACAGAAATTACACTACCCACAGGAATGTGCAGGAAAAAGTACTGATTTGAGTCGTAGCCTTGGTGTATTCAAAGATGAAAATGGCTTACTCCGATGCAGAGGAAGGATAGTCTTAACTGACCTGCCTTATGACCGCAAATATCCCATCCTCCTACCGAAAGATTCCAGTCTGACAGAAGAAATCATATCCAATATTCATAAGGACAACTATCACGTTGGAGTAACACATACTCTTTCTTTAATTCGTGAAAAGTATTGGATCCCACAAGGGAGATGTAAAGTGCAAAAAGCACTGAAGAGATGTTTACAGTGCAGGAAATATGGTGGAGGTCCTTACAGACTACCTCAGATGCCTGACTTACCAGAAGAAAGAGTAAACTTCACTTCAGCGTTTTCATTCATCGGCCTGGACTATCTTGGACCTCTTCTAGTTACCACGGATAAAGGACAAACAGAAAAGAGATGGATATGCCTATACACCTGTTTAGCTGTGAGAGCAATTCATCTTGAAATAGTGAAGGATCTTACGGCGGAACAGTGTACCTTGGCACTCAGAAGGTTCATAGCAGAACGAGGATTGCCACGTCTCATAATATCTGACAATGCAGCTCAGTTCAAGCTTACAGCAGAAGTCATGACCGGACCATACTGTATTGACAACAACTTACAGTGGAAGTTCATCCCAGAGTTAGCACCTTGGCATGGTGGCTTCTATGAACGCTTAGTTGGCTTGGTTAAACATTGTATGAAGAGATCGTTAGATACCCGTTTGCTGGGAGACAACGAACTGTCAACTATTGTGAAAGAAATTGAGTTGGTACTTAACACAAGACCGTTGACCTATGTTGGGGCTGAACATGAACATATATTGAAACCCCTGGACTTCCTTCGAATGAATGACTGTTTGATGCAAACTTCTGAAGTACCATATGAATCCAGAGAAGATACTATTACAAAGGAACTACTAATAAAGGGATGGAAGAGAAGCCACAAACTTGTAGATGAATTCAGAAAAATGTTCATCAACCAATATCTTAATGCTTTGAAGGAAAGAACACAAATACGACATAAACAGCCCAGAGTGGTCAGCCAGTCCAAACCTAAGGTTGGGGATGTCGTACAGATCAAAGGTGATAACAATAACCGTTCTACTTGGAAGataggtaaaataatattgcTTCATAGAGGAAGAGACAATGAAGTGAGAGTAGCAACAGTTAAGGTTGGTGACAAGGAATATATAAGATCCATTGCCCATCTTTTCCCATTGGAGATAGAAGAACATGAACACATAGAAAAGGAACATGCATCTACTAGGACAGAATCAGACTGTAGGGAAGAAACAGAAACATTGAAAACTACTCAAGAAACAGAGATGGAAGGGAGAAGCGTTGACATGCCCACCGAAATAGAAACAGTAGAACCTACTACTGATCAGAGAAGTAATAGTCGTGCCGCCGCAAGACGAGCTAAAGAAAAGATTGCTCAATGGACCAAGGAattagtaaatttaatatgtgtGAATTGTATTCAACTATAG